The following proteins come from a genomic window of Pseudomonas hygromyciniae:
- a CDS encoding HDOD domain-containing protein has translation MPPQPQIMVDLQMEQYMPDPDLEVIARLISQDPGLSGSLLKIVNSPYYGLSNKIASIQRAVNLLGSRSIVNLINAQSIKGEMSDDTIVTLNRFWDTAQDVAMTCLTLAKRTGSQAVDEAYALGLFHDCGVPLMLKRFPDYMSVLEDSYAKAGPDCRVVDTENRAFHTNHAVVGYYTAKSWRLPEHVTNAIANHHNALAIFSDESARNSPLKNLLAILKMAEHICASYRVLGNQTVDHEWESIGHLVLDYVGLSDYDFESLKLSIRELGAH, from the coding sequence GTGCCGCCTCAACCGCAAATCATGGTGGATTTGCAGATGGAGCAGTACATGCCCGACCCGGACCTGGAGGTGATTGCGCGGTTGATCTCCCAGGACCCCGGCCTGTCCGGCTCGCTGCTGAAAATCGTCAACTCGCCGTATTACGGCCTGAGCAACAAAATTGCCTCGATCCAGCGCGCGGTCAACCTGCTGGGCAGCCGCTCCATCGTCAACCTGATCAACGCCCAGTCGATCAAGGGCGAGATGAGCGATGACACTATCGTCACCCTCAACCGATTCTGGGACACCGCCCAGGATGTGGCGATGACCTGCCTGACCCTGGCCAAGCGCACCGGCTCCCAGGCGGTGGACGAAGCGTACGCCCTGGGGCTGTTCCACGATTGTGGCGTGCCGCTGATGCTCAAGCGGTTCCCGGACTACATGAGCGTGCTGGAAGATTCCTACGCCAAGGCCGGGCCTGATTGCCGGGTGGTCGACACCGAGAACCGCGCGTTCCATACCAACCACGCGGTGGTGGGTTATTACACCGCCAAGTCCTGGCGCCTGCCTGAGCATGTGACCAACGCCATCGCCAACCACCATAACGCCCTGGCGATTTTCAGCGATGAGTCGGCGCGCAACAGCCCGCTGAAAAACCTGCTGGCGATCCTGAAAATGGCCGAGCATATCTGCGCGTCCTATCGGGTACTGGGCAACCAGACGGTTGACCATGAGTGGGAGAGCATCGGCCATCTGGTCCTGGATTACGTGGGCCTGTCGGACTACGACTTCGAGAGCTTGAAGTTGTCGATCCGCGAGCTGGGCGCGCACTAA